Proteins from a genomic interval of Desulfobacteraceae bacterium:
- a CDS encoding serine/threonine protein kinase — protein MTTTTQPFSQEELLTMAGRWVKADALPPRLNIITDTSDYYRVDYNDVVLLDGVPYLVRTNAKEGRFGIDEQEKYWVKRAVRLADGEKKIIKLVFYERFTATVGGIAFECFRSPRKEARILALVKGLPNFMQGVSITDERGNVVRILDLIQGKTLDHFITGLPDSHEDYFTKVFPEVLDQFIDCVAAILLLHDNGEKHGDIRRDHILIDSHDGRYRWIDFDFNYRHRENIYGYDLFGLGNVLAFIVGKGDILVKDVMAGVHGAAELTGGDINIVFRNRVVNLRKIFPYLPKPLNRILMHFSETTNRFYLNTRELLEDLREVRAALA, from the coding sequence ATGACCACCACCACCCAACCCTTTTCTCAGGAAGAGCTTCTGACGATGGCTGGCCGCTGGGTGAAAGCCGATGCGCTTCCCCCTCGCCTGAACATCATCACGGACACCTCCGACTACTACCGGGTCGACTACAACGACGTCGTGCTGCTGGACGGTGTCCCCTATCTGGTCCGAACCAACGCCAAGGAAGGGCGCTTCGGGATCGACGAACAGGAGAAATACTGGGTCAAACGGGCGGTGAGGCTCGCCGACGGGGAAAAGAAAATTATCAAGCTGGTGTTTTACGAGCGCTTCACGGCCACCGTCGGGGGGATCGCCTTCGAGTGTTTCCGCAGCCCGCGCAAGGAGGCGCGCATCCTGGCGCTGGTCAAAGGCCTGCCCAATTTCATGCAGGGCGTGTCGATCACCGATGAGCGCGGCAACGTCGTCCGGATTCTGGACCTGATCCAGGGGAAAACCCTCGACCACTTTATCACGGGGCTGCCCGACAGCCATGAGGATTACTTCACCAAGGTCTTTCCGGAAGTCCTGGACCAGTTCATCGACTGCGTCGCCGCCATCCTGCTGCTGCACGACAACGGGGAGAAACACGGCGACATCCGGCGCGACCACATCCTGATCGATTCCCACGACGGCCGCTACCGCTGGATCGATTTTGACTTCAACTACCGCCACCGCGAAAACATCTACGGTTACGATCTTTTCGGCCTGGGCAACGTCCTGGCGTTTATCGTCGGCAAGGGCGACATCCTGGTCAAGGACGTGATGGCGGGGGTTCACGGGGCGGCGGAGTTGACCGGCGGGGACATCAATATCGTTTTCCGCAACCGGGTCGTGAACCTTCGCAAGATTTTTCCCTACCTCCCCAAGCCGCTCAACCGGATCCTGATGCATTTTTCCGAAACCACCAACCGCTTTTATCTCAACACAAGGGAGCTGCTGGAGGATCTGCGGGAGGTGCGCGCGGCCCTGGCCTGA
- a CDS encoding DUF2914 domain-containing protein → MVARHPPSSAAPTPSAGAILLLVLWAVLATPPPAAAENGSETTKGTATLVRAVMCDGIENFAPVNPAVVFPITIGKIFCFTTFDPVAAKTFIHHDWYCRDKLCKRVKLDLQPPRWSTYSSIQLREEDKGPWHVNITASDGKVLQSLRFSITD, encoded by the coding sequence GTGGTTGCCCGCCACCCCCCATCATCAGCGGCCCCAACGCCGTCCGCAGGCGCCATCCTGCTGCTGGTGCTTTGGGCTGTGCTGGCAACCCCGCCCCCGGCGGCCGCCGAAAACGGGTCCGAGACCACCAAAGGGACCGCGACGCTGGTCCGGGCGGTCATGTGCGATGGCATCGAGAACTTCGCCCCCGTCAACCCAGCGGTGGTCTTTCCCATCACCATCGGCAAAATATTCTGTTTCACGACCTTCGATCCGGTCGCCGCGAAAACCTTCATCCATCACGACTGGTACTGCCGCGACAAGCTCTGCAAAAGGGTCAAGCTGGACCTCCAGCCGCCACGCTGGTCGACCTACAGCAGCATTCAGCTGCGGGAGGAGGACAAGGGCCCCTGGCACGTGAACATCACCGCCTCGGACGGCAAGGTCCTCCAAAGCCTGCGGTTCAGCATCACCGACTGA
- a CDS encoding diadenylate cyclase produces the protein MKNLLLPLTSIRWQDIIDIILNSYILFRFYVIFRGTNAFRVLIAIVVLWFSQRIAVYAGLIVTSWAIQAITAVAAIIIIVVFRNEIGSVLQAKTVKTLLWDFARKTADTPVAVLLEAVYELSRTHTGALIVLPARDSLEEVVHAGIPWNGQVSKEMLLSIFWPDNPVHDGAAILQGSRVREVGAILPLSRNKSLPSYYGTRHRAGLGLSEQTDAMAIIVSEERGNVTVARGGRLVEIQKMAELGEVLQNHLGGAQGKDRPPRGEKRELVIAALVSFLFVLGIWFSFSRGQEALFTLEVPIQYYNRSPEMEIVNTSSDNVRLNLTGADALIRTIRPEHVAVRINLANGQIGRNTFAIAQNDIRLPPGIVIERVEPTTVTVVLDALMEKELPVQVDWVGSLPPDLIMVSATVTPATVRVYGGSLMVQDIGTIYTEPLPLDDIRKSGSLTANLVLSPPSLRLAPDSRERVAVAYVVKRRSAPEEP, from the coding sequence ATGAAAAATCTCCTCTTGCCGCTCACCAGCATCCGCTGGCAGGACATCATCGACATCATCCTGAACAGCTACATTCTCTTCCGCTTCTATGTCATTTTCCGGGGAACCAACGCCTTTCGCGTCCTGATTGCCATCGTCGTGCTGTGGTTCAGCCAGCGCATCGCGGTCTATGCCGGTCTGATCGTGACCAGCTGGGCGATCCAGGCTATCACCGCGGTGGCGGCGATCATCATCATCGTGGTCTTCCGCAACGAAATCGGCAGCGTCCTGCAGGCCAAAACGGTCAAGACGCTGCTGTGGGATTTCGCCCGCAAAACGGCCGACACCCCGGTGGCGGTCCTGCTGGAGGCCGTCTATGAACTGAGCCGCACCCACACCGGTGCGCTGATCGTCCTGCCGGCGCGCGACAGCCTCGAGGAGGTGGTGCATGCCGGCATCCCGTGGAACGGCCAGGTTTCCAAGGAGATGCTCCTCAGCATCTTCTGGCCCGACAACCCGGTGCACGACGGGGCCGCAATCCTCCAGGGCAGCAGGGTCCGGGAGGTGGGCGCGATCCTTCCGCTGTCACGCAACAAGAGTCTGCCCTCCTACTACGGCACCCGTCACCGGGCCGGTCTGGGGTTGAGCGAGCAGACCGATGCGATGGCCATTATCGTATCCGAGGAGCGCGGCAACGTGACCGTCGCCAGAGGCGGGCGTTTGGTGGAAATCCAGAAAATGGCGGAGCTGGGCGAAGTGCTCCAAAACCATTTGGGCGGCGCCCAAGGCAAGGACCGGCCTCCCCGGGGGGAAAAGCGGGAGCTGGTGATCGCGGCCCTGGTCTCTTTTCTTTTCGTGCTGGGGATCTGGTTTAGCTTCTCGCGCGGGCAGGAGGCCCTGTTCACCCTGGAGGTCCCGATCCAGTACTACAACCGTTCCCCCGAAATGGAGATTGTGAACACCTCATCGGACAACGTGCGCCTGAACCTCACCGGGGCCGACGCCTTGATCCGGACCATCCGCCCCGAGCATGTGGCGGTGCGCATCAATCTGGCCAACGGCCAGATCGGCCGCAACACCTTCGCCATCGCCCAGAACGATATCCGCCTGCCGCCCGGCATCGTGATCGAACGCGTGGAGCCTACCACGGTCACGGTCGTCCTGGATGCGCTGATGGAAAAAGAGCTGCCGGTGCAGGTCGACTGGGTGGGAAGCCTGCCGCCCGACCTGATCATGGTGTCGGCGACGGTCACTCCGGCCACCGTCCGGGTATACGGCGGCAGCCTGATGGTCCAGGATATCGGCACGATCTACACCGAGCCGCTGCCCCTGGACGACATCCGCAAAAGCGGCAGCCTCACGGCCAACCTGGTCCTCTCCCCGCCCTCCCTGCGCCTGGCACCCGACAGCCGCGAGCGCGTCGCCGTCGCCTACGTGGTGAAGCGCAGGAGCGCGCCAGAAGAACCTTGA
- a CDS encoding LL-diaminopimelate aminotransferase — MIRINENFLKLQSSYLFSEIAKRVTAYQTAHPEQEIIKLGIGDITRGLPPACIRALHAAVEEMGADSTFRGYGPEQGYPFLREKIARTDFQARGAEIQPDEIFVSDGAKCDTGNIQELFATDARVAIPDPVYPVYVDTNVMAGRSGRFEADRYGGMVYLESTAENGFIPALPDAPVDLIYLCFPNNPTGATITRAQLAEWVAFARENRALILFDAAYEAFIRDDALPHSIYEVEGARQVAIEFRSFSKTAGFTGTRCAYTVVPRDCVGYDRGGHAHSLHALWNRRHTTKFNGVSYPVQRAAEAVYSPEGQREIRALIDGYLQNAALIRQEMDALGYRSVGGENAPYIWVAGRTDSWGFFDLLLEKAGVVTTPGAGFGRCGQGYVRISAFNSLDNVKKAMGRIRTVLSP; from the coding sequence ATGATCAGAATCAATGAGAATTTCCTGAAGCTGCAGTCTTCCTATCTTTTTTCGGAGATCGCCAAACGGGTGACGGCTTACCAGACGGCGCATCCCGAGCAGGAGATCATCAAGCTGGGCATCGGCGACATCACCCGCGGGCTGCCCCCGGCCTGCATCCGGGCGCTGCATGCGGCCGTGGAGGAGATGGGCGCGGACAGCACCTTCCGGGGTTACGGGCCCGAACAGGGCTACCCGTTTCTGCGGGAGAAGATCGCACGCACTGATTTCCAGGCGCGCGGGGCCGAGATCCAGCCCGATGAAATTTTCGTCAGCGACGGCGCCAAGTGCGATACCGGCAATATCCAGGAGCTGTTTGCCACCGATGCCCGGGTGGCCATTCCCGACCCGGTCTACCCCGTTTACGTGGATACCAACGTCATGGCCGGCCGCAGCGGCCGGTTCGAAGCCGATCGCTACGGGGGCATGGTCTATCTGGAAAGCACGGCTGAAAACGGCTTTATCCCCGCGCTGCCCGACGCCCCGGTGGACCTGATTTACCTGTGCTTTCCCAACAATCCTACGGGGGCCACGATCACCCGGGCGCAACTGGCCGAGTGGGTCGCTTTTGCCCGCGAGAACCGGGCCCTGATCTTGTTTGACGCCGCCTACGAGGCGTTTATCCGGGACGATGCGCTGCCCCATTCGATCTACGAGGTCGAGGGGGCCCGCCAGGTGGCCATCGAGTTTCGCAGCTTCTCCAAAACCGCCGGTTTCACCGGCACCCGCTGCGCCTACACCGTGGTGCCCCGGGATTGCGTGGGCTATGACCGCGGGGGGCACGCCCACAGCCTGCACGCCCTCTGGAATCGACGCCACACGACCAAATTCAACGGCGTTTCCTATCCGGTGCAGCGCGCGGCCGAGGCGGTTTACTCCCCCGAGGGCCAACGCGAGATCCGGGCCCTGATCGATGGTTATCTCCAAAACGCGGCCCTTATCCGCCAGGAGATGGACGCCCTGGGCTACCGCAGCGTGGGCGGCGAAAACGCCCCCTACATCTGGGTCGCCGGCCGGACGGACTCGTGGGGTTTTTTTGACCTCCTGCTGGAAAAAGCCGGGGTGGTCACCACCCCGGGCGCCGGCTTCGGCAGGTGCGGCCAGGGCTATGTTCGCATCAGCGCCTTCAACAGCTTGGACAACGTCAAAAAGGCCATGGGGCGCATCCGGACGGTGCTGAGCCCGTGA
- a CDS encoding ATPase P: MIRTAIPGFGQLEIAHLVLDFNGTLAVDGELLAGVKALLGDLARKLTVHVLTADTFGTARSQLEGAACRFSALPEGDQDLAKDRYVQQLGAGQTACIGNGRNDRRMLRSAALGIAVILGEGAAVESLLAADIVCTDIRDALALLTHPLRLTASLRS; encoded by the coding sequence ATGATTCGAACCGCCATCCCAGGCTTTGGCCAACTGGAGATCGCCCATCTGGTGCTGGATTTTAACGGCACCCTGGCCGTGGACGGGGAGCTGCTTGCCGGGGTCAAGGCGCTGCTCGGCGACTTGGCCCGCAAGCTGACCGTGCATGTCCTCACCGCCGACACTTTCGGCACCGCCCGCAGCCAGCTGGAGGGGGCCGCCTGCCGCTTTTCGGCCCTTCCCGAGGGAGACCAGGACCTGGCCAAAGACCGCTACGTGCAGCAGCTGGGCGCGGGGCAGACCGCCTGCATCGGCAACGGCCGCAACGACCGCCGCATGCTTCGTTCCGCCGCCCTGGGGATCGCCGTCATTTTAGGGGAAGGGGCGGCGGTCGAAAGCCTGCTGGCCGCGGATATCGTCTGCACCGATATCCGCGATGCCCTGGCCCTGCTGACCCACCCTTTGCGGCTGACCGCCAGCCTGCGTTCGTGA
- a CDS encoding GIY-YIG nuclease family protein, with translation MPGTPPGGGRTGQRPPPLTAPGAPQAAGRGRRNSLGGLTPTAALGIPAVPGAYILILRLIHPQRIRIGRLGLLRFASGRYAYVGSACGPGGLRARIGHHLRAAARPHWHIDHLRAAAGVAAVWFAAGDRRLETLFAKILDDHRTHFSPVAGFGASDSRDCTHLFRIRRKAGANWFAQRLRPLFSETRLLRWLPSD, from the coding sequence ATGCCCGGGACCCCGCCCGGCGGAGGCCGGACAGGGCAGCGGCCGCCGCCGCTGACAGCACCCGGTGCGCCGCAAGCCGCCGGGCGCGGTCGCCGAAACAGTCTTGGCGGGCTGACACCGACCGCGGCCCTTGGCATTCCGGCCGTTCCCGGGGCCTACATCCTGATACTGCGTCTGATCCACCCGCAGCGGATCAGGATCGGCCGCCTGGGGCTCTTGCGATTTGCCAGCGGCCGCTACGCTTACGTCGGCAGCGCCTGCGGGCCGGGGGGACTGCGGGCGCGCATCGGCCATCACCTGCGGGCGGCGGCGCGGCCGCACTGGCACATCGATCATCTCAGAGCGGCCGCTGGGGTGGCGGCGGTCTGGTTCGCAGCCGGCGACCGCCGCCTGGAGACGCTTTTCGCAAAGATCTTGGACGATCACCGGACCCACTTCAGCCCGGTCGCCGGGTTCGGGGCCTCCGACAGCCGGGACTGCACGCATCTGTTCCGTATCCGGCGAAAGGCGGGGGCCAATTGGTTTGCCCAACGCCTGAGACCGCTTTTTTCGGAGACGCGTCTGCTGCGCTGGCTGCCGTCTGATTAA
- the moaA gene encoding GTP 3',8-cyclase MoaA codes for MAASKLVDPYNRHLNYLRVSITDRCNLRCIYCVPPGGIAKLSHSEILRYEEILRVIRVGVGMGITKVRVTGGEPLVRQGVYDFLAELNHMAGLEDVSLTTNGVLLKANIERLQQAGVRRLNVSLDTLSREKYRRVTGFDRFDTVWEGIRLALDAGFAPIKINAVALIGVNDDELLDLARLSLAYPFHVRFIEFMPIGKSRLNTDQLLLTAEIRRRLSALGPLTPVDQGVFDGPARRFRFAGAPGEIGFISALSHHFCNHCNRLRLTASGQLRPCLLADHHEDVKTALRRGCSDRELAEIFAAAVRRKPIDHCLAVDRHLPVNGQMCSIGG; via the coding sequence TTGGCTGCCAGTAAACTTGTCGACCCCTACAACCGCCATCTGAACTATCTGCGGGTGTCCATCACCGATCGCTGCAACCTGCGCTGCATCTACTGCGTGCCGCCGGGAGGCATAGCCAAGCTCTCGCATTCCGAAATCCTGCGCTACGAGGAGATCCTGCGGGTGATCCGGGTGGGGGTCGGGATGGGGATCACCAAGGTGCGCGTGACCGGCGGCGAGCCCCTGGTCCGTCAGGGGGTCTACGATTTCCTCGCGGAGCTAAACCACATGGCCGGGCTGGAGGATGTGTCGCTGACCACCAACGGCGTGCTGCTCAAGGCGAACATCGAGCGCCTCCAGCAGGCCGGCGTCCGGCGTCTCAACGTCAGTCTGGACACCCTGAGCCGTGAGAAATACCGCCGGGTAACGGGCTTTGACCGCTTCGACACGGTCTGGGAGGGCATCAGGCTCGCGCTGGATGCCGGTTTTGCGCCCATCAAGATCAACGCCGTCGCCCTGATCGGGGTCAATGACGACGAGTTGCTGGACCTGGCGCGTCTCTCCCTGGCCTATCCCTTCCACGTCCGCTTCATCGAGTTCATGCCCATCGGCAAATCCCGCCTGAACACCGACCAACTGCTGTTGACCGCCGAAATCAGGCGCCGCCTCAGCGCCCTGGGCCCCCTGACCCCCGTCGACCAAGGGGTTTTCGACGGCCCGGCGCGGCGCTTCCGCTTCGCCGGCGCCCCCGGCGAAATCGGCTTCATCAGCGCCCTCAGTCATCATTTCTGCAACCACTGCAATCGTCTGCGCCTGACCGCCAGCGGGCAGCTGCGCCCCTGTTTGCTGGCCGACCACCACGAGGACGTCAAAACCGCGCTGCGGCGGGGGTGCAGCGACCGCGAGCTGGCCGAGATCTTTGCCGCGGCCGTGCGGCGCAAGCCCATCGACCACTGTCTGGCGGTCGACCGGCACCTTCCGGTGAACGGGCAGATGTGCTCCATCGGGGGGTAG
- a CDS encoding glucosyl-3-phosphoglycerate synthase: protein MKSWLESNTFHYSAFSDLKRLVALKERKNLSISLCLPTLNEEKTIAKEIVILKSELMTRRPLIDEIVVVDSGSTDQTLEVAAAYGADVYSAADILPHLGAFRGKGENLWKALYITRGDIIVYLDADIKNIHHRFAYGLLGPLLMSDTIKYSKAFYDRPIAIGKNKIRPTGGGRVTELVIRPLFSLFFPELTQILQPLSGEYAGFREVFEEIPFPIGYAVETTMILDIYQQRGLAVMAQVDLEKRIHRNQDTRALGKMAFVILKTFCQRLQQMDLMDCRGELHNEMIQYNLVRNAYQPDIFRIEGLERPPMVQIPEYRARFKRGAA, encoded by the coding sequence ATGAAAAGCTGGCTTGAAAGCAATACATTTCACTACTCGGCCTTCAGCGACCTCAAGCGGCTGGTGGCGCTCAAGGAGCGCAAAAATCTCTCCATCTCGCTCTGCCTGCCGACCCTCAACGAGGAAAAGACCATCGCCAAAGAGATCGTGATCCTGAAATCCGAACTCATGACCCGGCGTCCCCTGATCGACGAAATCGTCGTGGTGGATTCGGGCTCCACCGACCAGACCTTGGAGGTGGCGGCCGCCTACGGGGCGGACGTTTACAGCGCCGCTGACATCCTGCCGCACCTCGGGGCTTTTCGCGGCAAGGGCGAGAACCTCTGGAAGGCGCTTTACATCACCCGCGGCGATATTATCGTGTATCTTGATGCGGACATTAAAAATATCCACCACCGCTTTGCCTACGGCCTGTTAGGCCCCCTGCTGATGTCCGATACCATCAAGTACAGCAAGGCCTTTTACGACCGTCCGATTGCCATCGGCAAAAACAAGATCCGGCCCACCGGCGGCGGCCGGGTGACCGAACTGGTGATCCGGCCGCTTTTTTCGCTGTTTTTCCCGGAACTGACCCAGATTCTGCAGCCGCTCTCAGGCGAGTATGCCGGCTTCCGCGAAGTGTTCGAAGAGATTCCGTTCCCCATCGGCTACGCGGTGGAAACCACGATGATCCTGGATATCTACCAGCAGCGGGGGCTGGCGGTGATGGCCCAGGTGGACTTGGAAAAGCGCATTCACCGCAACCAGGACACCCGGGCGCTGGGCAAGATGGCCTTTGTAATTCTGAAAACCTTCTGCCAGCGGCTTCAGCAGATGGACCTGATGGACTGCCGCGGGGAACTCCACAACGAGATGATCCAGTACAACCTGGTACGCAACGCTTACCAGCCGGACATTTTTCGGATCGAGGGCTTGGAGCGGCCGCCGATGGTCCAGATTCCGGAATATCGTGCCAGGTTCAAGCGCGGCGCGGCCTGA
- a CDS encoding M20/M25/M40 family metallo-hydrolase, which translates to MTRYLEELPASVETIAALKECILANIVLLGQIPAPTFKEKQRAAAFLERLAEFQVDECTFDGYRNPIGIIRGASRNKPPIFIVAHLDTFFPADVDHNFSVERNTISGPGVSDNSASVGVLATMPEIFRRLNLRFQSDIVLAGVIQSLGRGNLRGVRHLLKTWSTPIRGAVVVEGTELGRLNYTADGMIRCDITCRVAPENPAVQRFRPNAILVLNEVINQLLQLRLPQRPRARVIIGKIAGGFKHGLIAYNATLGFEIQSDVDRMVRQVLDDIQDIVDGIVHEHQVDLTLDTISNIKASRLPYRHPLVKSTVAVMKALNLKPLSEPSESELSIFLSRRIPAVTVGLTHGHNFHREDASIEIAPLFTGIAQVVGIIRAIDSGVCDDEKLA; encoded by the coding sequence ATGACCCGCTACCTGGAAGAACTTCCGGCATCTGTGGAGACCATCGCCGCCCTCAAGGAATGTATTCTGGCCAACATCGTGTTGCTGGGACAGATTCCGGCGCCGACCTTCAAGGAAAAACAGCGGGCGGCCGCTTTTCTCGAGCGTCTGGCCGAATTCCAGGTGGACGAGTGCACCTTCGACGGCTACCGCAACCCCATCGGGATCATTCGCGGCGCGTCGCGCAACAAACCGCCGATTTTTATCGTCGCCCACCTGGACACCTTTTTCCCCGCCGACGTCGATCACAATTTCAGCGTCGAGCGCAACACCATTTCGGGGCCGGGGGTGTCCGACAACTCGGCCAGTGTCGGCGTGCTGGCCACCATGCCCGAAATCTTCCGGCGGCTCAACCTGCGCTTTCAGTCGGATATCGTCCTGGCGGGCGTGATCCAGTCCCTGGGCCGCGGCAATCTAAGGGGGGTTCGGCATCTGCTGAAAACCTGGTCGACACCCATCCGGGGGGCGGTGGTGGTGGAGGGCACCGAACTGGGACGTCTGAACTACACCGCCGACGGCATGATCCGCTGTGACATCACCTGCCGGGTTGCACCCGAAAACCCGGCGGTGCAGCGATTCAGGCCCAACGCCATTCTGGTGCTGAACGAGGTCATCAACCAGCTGCTGCAGCTGCGGCTGCCCCAGCGGCCCAGGGCCCGGGTGATCATCGGCAAGATCGCGGGCGGCTTCAAGCATGGGTTGATCGCCTACAACGCCACCCTCGGCTTCGAGATCCAGAGCGATGTCGATCGCATGGTGCGGCAGGTCTTGGACGATATTCAGGACATCGTGGACGGCATCGTGCACGAGCACCAGGTGGACCTGACGCTGGACACCATCAGCAACATCAAGGCCTCCCGCCTGCCCTATCGGCACCCCCTGGTCAAAAGCACGGTGGCGGTCATGAAGGCCCTCAACCTCAAGCCCCTCAGCGAACCCAGCGAGTCGGAACTCTCTATTTTTCTCTCCCGCCGAATTCCCGCCGTCACCGTGGGCCTGACCCACGGGCATAATTTCCACCGCGAGGACGCTTCCATCGAAATCGCGCCCCTGTTCACCGGTATCGCACAGGTGGTGGGGATCATCCGGGCCATCGACAGCGGAGTCTGCGACGATGAAAAGCTGGCTTGA